The Oryzihumus leptocrescens sequence GTCCAGTGCCGCCTCCACGTCGAACTCCGCACGGGGCAACGTCTCACGCAGCGAGCGCACGTCGAGGGCGCGGCCACGCAGGTCAATCCGGGAAATCACCCGCCCAGTCTAGGTTGTCCCGCGCGTCGGCCCGCGGCCCGTCCCACGGTCCGGCGGATAATGCGGCGCGTGATCCACGCGCCTGCGGGTATGCCGACCGGCCACCTGACCTCGCAGGCCCTGGTCAGTGTCGAGGGCACGGGCGGCCTGCTGCGCCTGGCCGCGGTCGTGGTGGTGTGCACCGGGCTCGCGGCGCTCATCAACGTGCGCGGCGGCCTCGGGCACGCGCGCGACGACCTGGTCGCCGCCGGACGCGCGACGCTGCAGCTGGCCCTGGTTGGCCTGGTCATCGCCGCGGTGCTGCGCTCGTGGGCGCTGACCTCGGCGTTCCTGCTCGTGATGTTCGGCGTGGCGAGCCTGACCGCCGGGCGGCGCCTCGCCGCCTCCGGCCGGTGGTGGGTCGCCGGGCTGCCCGTCCTGGCGGGTGCCGCGCCGGTGGTGGCCGGGCTGCTCGCCAGCGGGCTGGTGCCGCTGCGCCCGATCGCCGTCGTCCCGATCGCCGGGATCCTCATCGGCAACGCCATGACCGCCACGACGCTGGCCGGCCGCCGCGCCCTGGACGCGCTGCAGAACCGGGCCGGGGAGTACGACGCGGCCCTGTCCATCGGGCTGCTCGACCGCGACGCCGCCCTGCTGGTGGCGCGGGACGACGCCGCGCTGGCCCTGGTCCCGGGCCTCGACCAGACCCGCACCGTGGGGCTGGTCACGCTCCCGGGGGCCTTCGTCGGCATGCTGCTCGGAGGCGCCTCCCCGCTGCAGGCGGCTGCCGTGCAGCTCGTCGTCCTGGTGGCCCTGCTGCTGGTCCAGTCGGTTGCGGTGCTCGTCACCGTCGAGCTCGTCGCGCGGGGACTGATCGCCCGCTCTCCCGCCCGGGCCTGATCGGCCGCTCCCCGCCCGGGCCCTACCGTGGGCGGGCGGGTGCACCGGGCCAGACCGTGGCCGGCTGGACCCGGCCCGGCGCCCACGGGCCGGACGCCGTCTTGACGGAACCCGGGATCGGGCCCGTCCTGCGCGCCCGTGCGGCTGTGTAGGCTCGCCACGAAACCACACGCCGGAATGCAGGAGGGCACGCGGTGACCTACGCCGAGAGCACCGGCCCCCGTTTCACGCGGGTGGCCCACGGATACGACCCGGGCCAGGTGGACGCGCACATCGCCGCGCTGGCCAGCGCCGAACCGGGACTCACCTCGGCCGCCGCGACCGCGCTGCTCGGCCGCGCCCAGGAGGTGGCCGACTCCGTCGTGGCCGCCGCCAACGCCGAGCGCGACCAGATCGTGCGCCGGGCCCGCCAGGAGGCGGCCGACATCATCGACGGCGCCCAGGCCCGCGCCGGCGACATGATCCAGGCCGCCGAGGCCCGGGTGGCCCAGCTCGACGCCCACGCCCTGCAGCTGCAGAACCGCCGGTCGGAGACCGCGGCCCGCGTCCGGGACCTGGCCGACCAGCTGCACCGCGCGGCCGACGACGCGTTCGCCTCGCTGCCCGACCGCTGAGCCGCCTGCGCTGCTGACCCTGGATCGGCCTCAGGTCGCCGGCTCGACGTGGCGCACGGCTATCGCGGCCACATCGTCCTCGCGCTCGGTGTCGGTCATCCGGGCGACGAGCCCCGACAGCAGCTCCGACAGGTCCGGGCCGGACAGCGTCCCGGCGCGGCGCGCCAGGCGCTCCAGCCCGGCGTCGATGTCCTCGCCGCGGCGCTCGACCAGGCCGTCGGTGAACGCCAGCAGGGTGGCACCGGCGCGGAACGGCACCCGCAGCGTGCGCCGGTCGAAGCCCTCCAGGCCCAGCGGTGGTGACTCCGCCAGCGGGAGCCGCTCGACGAAGCCGTCCGGGCCGACCACCAGCGGCGGCGGGTGCCCGGCGTTGACCAGGGCGATCTCGTCGCGCTGGGCGTCGACGACGAGGTAGACCAGGGTGACCAGCTGGGCGATGTCGTAGCGCCGGAACATCACGTCGAGCTTGGTCATCACCGCGTCCGGGCTGGGGTCGATGACGATGTAGGCGCGCAGCGCCGAGCGCACCACGGCCATGGACGCCGCGGCGAGCAGGCCCCGGCCCATGACGTCGCCCATGAACACCGCCAGCCGGCCGTCCTCCAGCGGGACCGCGTCGTAGAAGTCGCCGCCGACCTCGGTGCTGCCCGCCGGCCGGTAGACGCCGGCCAGCTCCCAGCCGGGCAGCTCCTCCAGCCGCTCGGGGGACACCGCACGCTGGAGGCGCAGCGAGGCCTCGCGCGTCTCGCTGTAGAGCAGCGCGTTGTCGATGGCGACCGCCGCCCGGTGGGCGAGGTTCTCGGCGAAGGCCAGGTCGGACTGGTCGTAGCGGTGGCCGGACTCGGCGCTGACCAGGGTCAGCACCCCGAGCACCTGCTGGCGGGCGATGAGCGGCACGACCAGGCCGCTGCGCAGCTGCAGCTCCCGGGACAGGCGCAGGTGCTCTTCGTCGCGGGCACCGGCGACCAGCATCTCGTCGGTGACCTCGGGGTACAGCTCGCTGACCCCCGTCCGGGCGACGTGGTGGGCGCCGGCCTGCGCCGTGGGGTCCGGCGGGTAGCGCTCCGACAGCTCCTGGGCCAGGACCACCTTGGCCGGGTCGACGTGGGCGACCGCCAGCGTGGTCAGGTCGCCGTCCTCGACGACCTGGACGGCGCACCAGTCGGCGAGGGTGGGCACGGCCAGCCGGGCCACGTTGGCCAGGGTGGAGCGGTAGTCCAGGCTGCTGGACAGCTCGGCCGCCGCACCGGCGAGGAAGGACAGCTTGGCCGAGCGGTCCGCGGCGTCGGCCAGCGCCTGGAGCCGGTCGATCGCCTGGGCGGTCGCGTCGGCCAGGGTGCTGAGGAACTCCAGCTCCTGGTCGTCGACGTGGCGCGGGCCGGGGAAGGACAGCCCCATCGCCCCCAGCGGCCGCTCCCCCACCACCAGCGGCAGGGCGATGAACGTGCGCTCTTCCGGCACCCGCTCGTAGGTCTCCGGGAACCGCTCCTTGATGGCGGCGGCGCCCTCGACGACGACCGGCTTGCCGGTGCGGATGGCCTCGGCCGAGGGGGTCTGGTTGGACACCGAGTAGCGCTCGTAGGCGGTGGACAGGCTCCGGTCGTCACCCCGGAAGCCGACCAGCCGGACGTTGTGCTCGTCCTCGAGCAGGCTCAGCGAGGCGAGGTTGGCCCCGACCGCGTCCGCGGCGTGCGACACCACCGTCTCGGTGACGCCCTCGAGGTCGTGGGCCGCCGCCAGCTCCGCGGTGACCTTGGCCAGCCGGTTCAGCCGGGTGGTCAGCTGCAGGATCCCGGCCCGGGCGGCCTCGAGGTCGGTCACGTCCTCGGCCACACCCAGCACGCCGACCACCTCGCCGGCGTCATACAGGGGTGAGTCGGTGATCTGGACGAGCTTCTCGGCACCGCTGGCGGTGCGCACGAGGAACTCGCCGGTCCACCGCTGCCCGGCGGTGACCTGGCGCATGATCTCCTGGGCCGCGGCCAGGCCCCCGGTGGGCACCAGCAGGTCCATGACGCTGCTGCCCCGCAGCTGGTCCTGGGTGTAGCCGTAGAGCGCCTCGGCGACGGCGTTGCAGTAGAAGATCGTCCCGGTGAGGTCGGCACCGATGACGGCAGCGCCGAGCGCGTCGAGCAGCGCCGTGTCGCTGCGCCAGCTCGGCGGCAACGTCATCGCCTTCCGCCCTTCACACACAGGATCTTGACAGCCGGGACGGTGCCGCGTCAGCAGAATGCCGACGCGAGCCTGCGGGCCGTGGGCCGGCCCGTGCTCAGGTCAACGTCCGGTAGCCCTCCCACGCTCCCGCCCGGTCGATGAGGAAGGCAAGCTCCCACGCGTACTGCCGCCACGCGTCATACCGCCCGCTCTTGCCGCCGTGCCCGGCGACCATCTCGGTGCGCAGCAGGACCGGGCGCTCGTCGGGGTCGTTGGTGACCGTGTCACGGAGGCGGGCCACCCACTTGGCCGGCTCGACGAAGTAGACCCGGGTGTCGTTGAGGCTGGTGGTGGCCAGGATCGCGGGGTAGCGGACCGGGGCGATGTTCTCGTACGGCGTGTAGGCCTTCATCGCGGCGTAGACCTCGGGGTCGGCCAGCGGGTTGCCCCACTCCTCCCACTCCGGCACGGTCAGTGGCAGCGACGGGTCGAGGATCGTCGTCAGGGCGTCGACGAACGGCACCGCGGCGTGCACGGCCGCGAACCGCGACGGCGCGAGGTTGACCGCGGCGCCGATGAGCAGCCCGCCGGCGCTGCCGCCCTCGGCGACCAGCCGGTCGGGGTGCACCCAGCCGGCCTCGACCAGGTGGTCGGCGCAGGCCACGAAGTCGGTGAAGGTGTTGGGCTTGGCCGCGAGCTTGCCCTCGTCGTACCACCGGCGCCCCATCTCGCCGCCACCGCGAACGTGGGCGATGGCATAGACGAAGCCGCGGTCCAGCAGCGAGAGCCGGGCCACGGAGAAGTAGGGGTCCATCGACATCTCGTAGGCGCCGTAGCCGTAGAGGAGCCCGGGGTTGGTACCGTCGGGGCGCGCCCGGCGCCGGTGCACCAGCGAGATGGGCACCCGGGTGCCGTCCGCGGCGGTGGCCCACTCCCGGTGCTGCTCGTACTCCGCCGGGTCGTAGCCGCCGAGCACGGCCTGGCGCTTGAGCAGGGTCAGCGCCCCGGTCGCGACGTCGACGTCGTAGACGGTCCGGGGCGTCACCATCGACTCGAAGGTGACCTGCAGCTCGGTGGCCTCCCACGCCGGGTTGTTGCCGGTGGACACCGAGTAGACCGGCTCGTCGAAGCGGACCTCGCGGGCCGGACCGAAGCCCTGCGGGGCGCCCTCGTCGCGCCGCAGGACGCGCAGGGCGCTCAGGCCGTCGCGACGCAGGGAGACCACCGCGTGGCCGGCGAACGCCTCGACCCCGAGCACCCGCTCCCCCGGCACCGGCGGGATCCACGGGGTCCACTGCTCGGGGCTGGTCGCGTCCAGCGGCGCCTGCGCCACCTCGAAGTCGGGGTCGCCGGCGTTGTGCACGACCAGCAGCCGGTCGCCGGCCGGCTCCACGTCGTACTCCACGCCCTCCCGTCGCGGCGCGACCACGCGCGGCTCGACGAGCGGGGTGGCGGCGTCGAGCAGCCAGCACTCCGAGGTCAGCTTCGAGGCCACCTGGATGACCATCCAGCGCTCGTCGCGGGAGGAGCCGATCCCGAGCCAGAACCGCTCGTCCGGCTCCTCGAAGACCATGACGTCGGCGCCGACCGGGGTGCCGACCTCGTGCCGCCACACCTCGTGCGGTCGCCACGCGTCATCGACCCGTGTGTAGAACAGGTAGCGACCGTCGAGCGACCACACCAGGCCGTAGCCGATGTCCTCGACCGCGTCGTCGACGACCTCGCCGGTGGCGATGTCCTTGACCCGCAGGGCGAACCGCTCGTCGCCCTCGACGTCGACGGCGTAGGCGACCCGGGCGCCGTCGTCACTGACCTCGAGCGCGCCGAGGGAGAAGAACTCGTGCCCCTCGGCCTCGGCGTTGCCGTCGAGCAGGACCTGCTCCCCCGCGGGCGCGGCGCCGTCGTCGAGCGACGGCCGCTGCGCGGGGTCGCTGACCGGGGCCCGGCACTGCGTGGCGTACTGCTTGCCCTCGAACGTGCG is a genomic window containing:
- a CDS encoding SpoIIE family protein phosphatase; the protein is MTLPPSWRSDTALLDALGAAVIGADLTGTIFYCNAVAEALYGYTQDQLRGSSVMDLLVPTGGLAAAQEIMRQVTAGQRWTGEFLVRTASGAEKLVQITDSPLYDAGEVVGVLGVAEDVTDLEAARAGILQLTTRLNRLAKVTAELAAAHDLEGVTETVVSHAADAVGANLASLSLLEDEHNVRLVGFRGDDRSLSTAYERYSVSNQTPSAEAIRTGKPVVVEGAAAIKERFPETYERVPEERTFIALPLVVGERPLGAMGLSFPGPRHVDDQELEFLSTLADATAQAIDRLQALADAADRSAKLSFLAGAAAELSSSLDYRSTLANVARLAVPTLADWCAVQVVEDGDLTTLAVAHVDPAKVVLAQELSERYPPDPTAQAGAHHVARTGVSELYPEVTDEMLVAGARDEEHLRLSRELQLRSGLVVPLIARQQVLGVLTLVSAESGHRYDQSDLAFAENLAHRAAVAIDNALLYSETREASLRLQRAVSPERLEELPGWELAGVYRPAGSTEVGGDFYDAVPLEDGRLAVFMGDVMGRGLLAAASMAVVRSALRAYIVIDPSPDAVMTKLDVMFRRYDIAQLVTLVYLVVDAQRDEIALVNAGHPPPLVVGPDGFVERLPLAESPPLGLEGFDRRTLRVPFRAGATLLAFTDGLVERRGEDIDAGLERLARRAGTLSGPDLSELLSGLVARMTDTEREDDVAAIAVRHVEPAT
- a CDS encoding S9 family peptidase, with translation MPTPPRAKQVETVRDHHGDRVVDPYEWLRDKSDPEVIAHLEAENAYAEAVTSHLEPLREEIFDEIRSRTQETDLSVPVAYRGWWYYARTFEGKQYATQCRAPVSDPAQRPSLDDGAAPAGEQVLLDGNAEAEGHEFFSLGALEVSDDGARVAYAVDVEGDERFALRVKDIATGEVVDDAVEDIGYGLVWSLDGRYLFYTRVDDAWRPHEVWRHEVGTPVGADVMVFEEPDERFWLGIGSSRDERWMVIQVASKLTSECWLLDAATPLVEPRVVAPRREGVEYDVEPAGDRLLVVHNAGDPDFEVAQAPLDATSPEQWTPWIPPVPGERVLGVEAFAGHAVVSLRRDGLSALRVLRRDEGAPQGFGPAREVRFDEPVYSVSTGNNPAWEATELQVTFESMVTPRTVYDVDVATGALTLLKRQAVLGGYDPAEYEQHREWATAADGTRVPISLVHRRRARPDGTNPGLLYGYGAYEMSMDPYFSVARLSLLDRGFVYAIAHVRGGGEMGRRWYDEGKLAAKPNTFTDFVACADHLVEAGWVHPDRLVAEGGSAGGLLIGAAVNLAPSRFAAVHAAVPFVDALTTILDPSLPLTVPEWEEWGNPLADPEVYAAMKAYTPYENIAPVRYPAILATTSLNDTRVYFVEPAKWVARLRDTVTNDPDERPVLLRTEMVAGHGGKSGRYDAWRQYAWELAFLIDRAGAWEGYRTLT
- a CDS encoding DivIVA domain-containing protein, with the translated sequence MTYAESTGPRFTRVAHGYDPGQVDAHIAALASAEPGLTSAAATALLGRAQEVADSVVAAANAERDQIVRRARQEAADIIDGAQARAGDMIQAAEARVAQLDAHALQLQNRRSETAARVRDLADQLHRAADDAFASLPDR
- a CDS encoding ABC transporter permease, which gives rise to MIHAPAGMPTGHLTSQALVSVEGTGGLLRLAAVVVVCTGLAALINVRGGLGHARDDLVAAGRATLQLALVGLVIAAVLRSWALTSAFLLVMFGVASLTAGRRLAASGRWWVAGLPVLAGAAPVVAGLLASGLVPLRPIAVVPIAGILIGNAMTATTLAGRRALDALQNRAGEYDAALSIGLLDRDAALLVARDDAALALVPGLDQTRTVGLVTLPGAFVGMLLGGASPLQAAAVQLVVLVALLLVQSVAVLVTVELVARGLIARSPARA